Below is a window of Leisingera sp. M658 DNA.
TCTCTTTTCGGTGCCATTCGCTGCCCGGCAGATGCGCTTCAACATGATCTGCGAAGCGAACGGGATTGAGCACCGCCTGACCAAGCCCAACCATCCGTGGAGCTGCGAGGATTAGAAAACGGCCCGGGGGACCGTTTTCCCGAGTGGCGGTCAAGTCGAGCGGATGAACCGGACAATCAAGGACGCCACCGTCAAACGCTTCCACTGCAACAGCCACGATCAGCTTCGCACCCACCTCGCCGATTTCGGGCCGCTTGGATCTGTGTCGGTTCAGTTCACATGATCAGCCCTCCGCGCAATCGTTTTCAATGAGCGGCTTCTTGCGGGCGAAGTCCAAATCGGCCTCAGGCTGTCGCTGGCCAGCCCGGTCTTCACCGAAGTATTGCCGCTGGTGGGTTTTGACTGGCTGATGATCGGCACTGATCATTCACCGGTTGAGATTGTATCGGTTCAGCCGCTGTTGCAGACCAGCTACCAAGTTGAAATCATGAAATGAATCCCCCTTCCGGCTTTGCGCAACAAGGCCGGTTCAAGCGACAACTTGCGAGAAGCCCAAGGCGCCGCATCAGGTGAGGCGTGATCACCCCACTTTCCTATCAAGCGTTTTCACGGAACCTTCTCTCCGGCAGGAGGCCAGGTTTCATGCTGAGATTGGAACTGCCCTATACCGCCGCCGGAGCCGCGCCAGGAGGTTCATGGCACGGGGCATTGACCGGCAGGTTGCGGAGCCAGATCCGCATCATTCGCCATTTCTGCCCGGACCAATGGCGCAGTATGGCTCCTTCCTCAACCGTTGCACCGCTGTTGGAGCAGCAGTCACAAAGCCCGCAGCATAAGTCCGCCCGGACTGTTTCGGAGGGATTCCGCCTCCTTTTGCAAAGGCGATCAAGCTACAAAGTTGACGGCCGCGTCAGCAGCAATTTTCTTGAGAGTTCGGACAGAAAGCCAGGCACTGCCCGCCCCAACGGCCGGGCGGTTGATTGCATTAAGTTAATCCGCACTTTCGCAGCAAGGCGGAAGAGTGCAGCGGATCTTAATCCGCAATCTCTTTCATAACGCCCAGAAACTTGGAGACTTCGCCGACACTGTTGTAGTGGCACAGGGAAACCCTTACGCAGCTGTTCATGCCCAAAGGCGTCAGGATATTGCCCGAGTAGTGATCCGCCTTGCGCAGATGGGTGCGGATGCCCTGTTCGTTCAGCCGCTTCACCACATCCGCCGACGGCACGCCGTCCACGGTCAGCGACACCAGCCCCTCGCGTGCCGGGTTGTCCGCGCCGCCCAGGATGGTGACGCCCTCCATTTCCGCCAAGCCGGGCAAATTGCCGGTGCCATGGATCATTGCGTCGGTCAGGGCTTTTTCATGCGCGTGGATCGCCTCGCCTGCTGCCAGGAATTTCGCGCGCCGGTCCGTGGCATCGCTCACCTCGCCGCCGAGCCATTCGAGGTATTCGGCCACATCCGACAGGGTGGCGTAGCTGCCGGTGTCGCGGGTGCCCATTTCCCAGTTGTCTTCCGGCCCGTCGATCAGCGCGTTATGCGGCAGACTGGTCAGCCGGTCCGAGATCCAGGCAAGGCCATAGCCATGGCGCGAGAACATCTTGTAGGGTGAGATCACATAGCCGTCGACGCCGTATTCTGTCAGGTCGATGCGGCCATGGGCGGCGTGCTGGATGCCGTCGACGATGATCAGGCAACCCGGCGCCACGTTGCGGATGGCCGCGGCGCAGGCGGCAATATCCACACCCATGCCGGTGACCGGGGAGGTGTGGACGATGGTGGCGACAACCGTGTCAGGGGTGACGGCCCGGGCATAGGCATCAGCGGTTAGGGTTCCGCTGGCGTCGTTATGCGGGATCAGCACATGGTTCTGCCGTGCCACCGCGGCCCAGCGGGCACAGGCAGAGCGGGTGGCCGGATGCTCCAGTGTTGAGCCGAGCACAGTGCCGCCCTCAGGCGAGCCGAGGCAGGCGTTCATGATCAGACGGAACAACAGTTCGGTGCCGCTTTCACCGGCAAAGAACTGGCCGCCCGGCGCGTTCATGAAGACGCGCATATCGTCCTTGGCCTTGGCAATCACCCGCACCAGTTCATGGCTGCCGGGATTGTCGCGGCCCTGGTTGTCCGGGATAGCGGCATACCGGGCAGAGGTTTCAACTACCGATTTCAGCGTCAGCGCGCCGCCTGCGTTTTCAAAGAAGATGCGGCTGCCCTGCTGCGGGCAGGTATCGACCTGGGCAAAGCGGTCGCGGATTTGCTCAAGAAGAATGTCGGTGATCTGGCTCATGATGGTCCTATCAGGCGGAATGTGTGTTTCCGCGCCAGATTAAGGCCCAGGGCGTCGCTCCGCATGCAAAAGATTTGGGGGCTCAGAGCCGGAAATCTCTGTGGCATGAGCTCCAATCCAGTGAGGGTTGGGTTCAATTGAATGACCCGCCCGGCTGCACGCCGGGCAGCGCCCGACCCTCCCCACGGGAGGGCGCTTTCGCACCCACCCAGGGTCGGACGCCGCCCTCAGCGTTTCAGGTGATGAAACCCGGGAAAGGCACACGCAAAGCAGCCCTATGCACCATCTCAGACAGGGTGATGATGTCGAACACCGGCCGGTTCAGTTCTGCCTGCAGCACATGAGCATAGGGCGGCAGATCGGTGCATTCCAGCACGATCGGGCCGATCTCCGGATTGCGGGCGATCATGCCTTTGGCGGCGGCCAGCAGCTCTGCCTCGACCTTGGCCAGATCCATCGCCGTGCGCTCATTGCGCAGGATCACGGTTGAAAATTCTTCCGCATCATCCAGCCCCTGCACCACCACGGGTGTGTGTTCAGCGCCTACGCCGCGCATATGGGCATCGGTCAGGCTGCCGGCGGAGGCGGTGATCACCCCAACAGTGCGCCCGGTCATCTGATGCGCCAGCGGCACCTGGATCAGCGAGGAGACAAACACCGGCACATTCACTGCCGCGGCAATCTCCCGCTGGAAGATCGCCAGAAACCCGCAGGAACCGGTGATGGCGCGTACGCCTTTGGCCTCCAGCCGCCTGGCGGCCTCGATCAGCCGGTCCTTCATCTCGCCGGTGGGGTTGGCCAGCAGTTTCGGCACGGTGATCCCGTCCAGCATTTCATACAGCGTGGTGAACTGCAGGCTGGAGGGGTTCTTGATATGGCCGGGGGGCTTGGGGAAATAGCTCTCCAGCGCCAGGACGCCGATGGAGACGCCGCAGATGTTCTGCCCGCCGGGGTGGATGGTCATGCCTTGATCCTTTCATACCGCCGCGCGCGGAACGGCGCGAGGTCTTCGTTCACCGGTGTGCCGCTGACGATATCGGCCACCAGCCGTCCGGTTTTCGGGGCCATCATCAGGCCGTAATGGCTGTGGCCGAAAGCGGCGATCAGATCGGGAAAACCCTCGACCTCGCCAATGCAGGGCAGGCTGTCGGGCAGGCTGGGGCGCTGGCCGGACCAGGTGCCCATGTCGCCGGCCTGCAGATCCGGTAGCAGTGCCTTGGCCAGCTCCGCCAGCCCGTCGAGTCGCTTCTGATTGAGCGGCTGATCCAGGCCTGCAAATTCGGCAGTGCCGGCCACCCGCAGCCCTTCCTCCATCGAGGAGGCCACGAATTTCATGTCCATATCCATGATCGAATTGTTCAGCGCGACGCCGGGGTTTTTGAAGGACACATGGTAGCCGCGTTCCGATTCCATCGGGATCTTGATCCCCAGCTGCTTCAGCAGCTCGCCCGACCAGACCCCCATCGCCAGCACCAGCTTGGGTGTCCATTCCTGGCCCGCTTCGGTGGTATAGGTCCAGCCGCCGGTTTGTGCGGGCAGGATGCCCCGCACGGTTTGCTGCAGGATTTCACCGCCCACGGATTGGAGCTTTTCTGCCAGCACCGTGCCGATCCGGCCGGGAGAGAGCGCCCGCGCCTGGCCCTTTATCAGGACCGCTGCCTGAAATTCCGGCGTCAGCGCCGGTTCCAGATCGCGCAGCTCGGCAGCGCCGATCCGCTCCATCTCTGCACCCTGCGCGGCCCGCAGCCGGTTGCCGGTACTGTTCAGGTCAGCCTCATCCGGGTTGCGGG
It encodes the following:
- a CDS encoding aminotransferase class V-fold PLP-dependent enzyme, yielding MSQITDILLEQIRDRFAQVDTCPQQGSRIFFENAGGALTLKSVVETSARYAAIPDNQGRDNPGSHELVRVIAKAKDDMRVFMNAPGGQFFAGESGTELLFRLIMNACLGSPEGGTVLGSTLEHPATRSACARWAAVARQNHVLIPHNDASGTLTADAYARAVTPDTVVATIVHTSPVTGMGVDIAACAAAIRNVAPGCLIIVDGIQHAAHGRIDLTEYGVDGYVISPYKMFSRHGYGLAWISDRLTSLPHNALIDGPEDNWEMGTRDTGSYATLSDVAEYLEWLGGEVSDATDRRAKFLAAGEAIHAHEKALTDAMIHGTGNLPGLAEMEGVTILGGADNPAREGLVSLTVDGVPSADVVKRLNEQGIRTHLRKADHYSGNILTPLGMNSCVRVSLCHYNSVGEVSKFLGVMKEIAD
- a CDS encoding aspartate/glutamate racemase family protein, which translates into the protein MTIHPGGQNICGVSIGVLALESYFPKPPGHIKNPSSLQFTTLYEMLDGITVPKLLANPTGEMKDRLIEAARRLEAKGVRAITGSCGFLAIFQREIAAAVNVPVFVSSLIQVPLAHQMTGRTVGVITASAGSLTDAHMRGVGAEHTPVVVQGLDDAEEFSTVILRNERTAMDLAKVEAELLAAAKGMIARNPEIGPIVLECTDLPPYAHVLQAELNRPVFDIITLSEMVHRAALRVPFPGFIT
- a CDS encoding FAD-binding oxidoreductase; translated protein: MSTPATPDVPGSPDVTVLGAGIVGICSALSLAGRGLRVRLIDRDAPGQATSYGNAGIISPWSVVPQSMPGLWKKVPGWLLDPLGPVAVKPAYLPKVAPWGLRFLSEGRAGRIQEISDAMGFLCRDCVEGFRVHLAGTGHEDLVQDSYYVHASRNPDEADLNSTGNRLRAAQGAEMERIGAAELRDLEPALTPEFQAAVLIKGQARALSPGRIGTVLAEKLQSVGGEILQQTVRGILPAQTGGWTYTTEAGQEWTPKLVLAMGVWSGELLKQLGIKIPMESERGYHVSFKNPGVALNNSIMDMDMKFVASSMEEGLRVAGTAEFAGLDQPLNQKRLDGLAELAKALLPDLQAGDMGTWSGQRPSLPDSLPCIGEVEGFPDLIAAFGHSHYGLMMAPKTGRLVADIVSGTPVNEDLAPFRARRYERIKA